The Gadus macrocephalus chromosome 1, ASM3116895v1 DNA window AACCTAATGATGGAGACTGTTTTAATAGTCTAATATGACTACACCCACGTCACTTTGGTTTTCCTCACATTTAGAGGTTCAGAAAATGAACAAAGATGATCAGCAGAAGAATAAGTAGGTCTAGTCCTTTTACTAGACACAGTGCAGGGCctttgttttttatgtgtgtgaatTACACCAGCTGATAGAGGCCTGTTATATAGCACAGCAACATTATGTGATTTGTTTGGACATTTATGGTTTTTATTACAGGAATCATGTGGCGAGAAACGTGATTTATCTGAGACGGGGGTCTCCCTGGTTCTCCGTGGCTGTCGCCTTGTTTTCATGCTGGACGGTTGCTGGAGAGAATCCGACGGCAGCCCATCAATCTCGTTTTGGTTTGGTAAAGGTGTCGCTTCAGCACTAAAAgatgggaggagtagggaaggGAAGAGTATGTTGTTCTTATTGGCCTGAAAGTAGAACTCAAACTAATTGATGTTGACCTTGGATTCTCCGTGACTCATATAATTCCTAAACTCAGTTGCGTTTGTAAGCGTTTGTTCAGCGTCCGCTTAAGCAAAGGCCACAAAAACCTAATTCATCCCACGTTGCCTCCATGGAGGATCTAAGGACTCACGGTTTGGTCTCCTGTTTCTCGTTGATTGGGTAGAAGTGGAAGATGACCATTGCGACCAAAAGCAGAACGATGGGCACGGGTGAGAACATGATGATCAGGGCAGACACCACGGCATCGCTATGGCGACAGTCCTCTGGTCTGTAGCCAACAAAGCTaaggagaagaggaaaaaaaataatcacacacaaataacacacaaatACTGTGACATGGGAATGAAACATTTACTTACTGTAATAGGATCGTTGAAATTCCCACCGACAGGCCTCCTCCGAGTTTATTGCAGAAGGCGTAACAAGAGAAGAACATGGGTTCCAGGTCTTTGCATTCGGGGTTCTTCACGGTGAAGTCATCCACCACATCCGGGAGCATGGACCTGGAGCACAAACCGTCAAGCAAAAGCCTCAGGAAGACATGTCCATAGCCTACCATTGATGTTTTGAAAGGCCCCATCTTCTGGAAGATTTTGGCGAGGCGTCTGCATAGAACCAGGGGTTGGGGCGGGACTTAGCTGTTAATCACTGTGCAATGAGTGACAGCTGACCGTGGAGCAGTGGTATTGGACTGTATGCATGGAGCATATGGTTCAGGCAACAATACCACCAAGGTGTTAGAATTCAGTGTGTAGGCCATGGCGACGTGGAGTTGATTTAAATAATTCATGTATGTTTGCCACTTTCAGCTTGATGATTGATTTCTATATTATTTGGTGACCTTTGTGTGTTGGGAGTGGGACTCAGTGGTGACTAACCAGGGAAGCAGGAACATGGTTGCCAGGCTCAATCCCATCAGAAAGCACATTGTCATGAAGACCGCAAGGTTACTGGGCACACACGCAATAACCGTCACCGCTATGATGAAAGGCTGTTGAACATGTAAACAGGGACAGCAGGACACCGTTACAAATGGACATTAAGACGGTCAAAGTGCGACAAAGAAGAAAGAACTTCGATCAGCTAGTTTTAATTTATCATCCTAGCTTACCGAAAGTCCAATTAAGACTGTTTTCTTCTTGCCGATTCTTATGAGGACTGCTTGCCATAATGGAACAGCTATGGTTGCAGAAACCTGTGAATTTATCCACATATTTCAAACGCAAGTGCAACATGGTGTCTCATTACATCTGTGACATCAGTGGGAGAGTATTTGCAAGGTGCAGTTAACCTAAGGCCTGGTAACAGGCTTACCAGAAGAACTAGCAGGATGTGCTGAAAATGGGCGCCCAGCCCAGCGGCATGGCTGCAAAACAGTGCAAAGTTTCCCAAGGCCATCTGTGATGAAGCAGAGGTTGAAAAACGGGCTAAAATACTATGTTACGGTACTAGAGACTTATAATTGTTAGATTAAATCCAACTTAATTGTCGCACAGAACTAGAACAGACAGTATGACGAATTGCAAAATTAAATACGTATGTCATGAAACATTGAAGTAGCCATGTTCTCTGCCCCCAGGTGGACTTGAGTCTGGATGTACCTGGAACGCCAGGGCACAGAAGAGGAACCCAATCACTAATCGTTGGAAGGGGATGTGGCTAGCCAACAGTTTGAGGGAGGTGAGATACGGCACTCTCACCTTCTCCTCTGAACAAAGGGGGTCTGTGAACACGCAGAGGGAAATTTGCTGTAAAAACTTTTCAAAGTATATACAGTGACGTAGTGTGTTAGGATATTAATATTCAGTTTGTTGATGTGGTTGCATTTTACATTAATGTTACTCTGCAACTGGAATCCAGCATTTATTGGTTTGAACATTTATTGGTTTGAACCTTTCGCTACGCTACTCAACAGCATGTCTTTTTAATGTTCTTCTATTTAAAATGTTGTTGTTACCATTGTCTTACTCattcaaaatacaaaattaCTGTAGTATCCCACCTATTACTGAAAGCCCTTGGAATACTAAAGGACTGTGGCCCATTCCCAAACTCTGACCGATGACCCCATCCTGGACATACCTTGCTGCTCCCTCACCCCCAGGAATAGAACTAGACTGCAGAGGAGAAACAGCGCACCAATGACCAAGGCCGATGTCAGGAAGGCTTTTCTCTGAGGGAGAAACATGTCACAAGTCATTAGTCAGAGACTGCAGGCTCAATGTGTCAGACACAAATCCATGCACACTATAATGATAACAACTCTCAAATGttaatgatatatataatatatatatatatattatatatatatatatagtatctatatatatagtttttgttttggttcattgATTGATTCGTTTGTGTAATACATTTTTGAGGTCGGTAATGAAGCAACGCAAATCATACTTTTCCAATAGTCAAATGTTACCAAACAAAAAATGGTAAAACTTGAATTTGACCTCTAACCCCTGACTAACTCACAATAAAAGCCTGTAAAGCCTTTACGTTTCTTGTAAGCAAGAAGCAGAAAAGCCAAATTCTTGCAAGCATGACCTCACACACCTGCATATTTACAGACAGTCTGAACAATGCCTTTGTCCATCACTGAGGAGTTTTGAGGTGAGCGGGTAACAGGACACCCCTGAGAGGAAAGCAGCCTAGCCAGTGCTGAGGCTTGGCTTTAGAAAGTGAAGGCCCGATGCTCCGCCTCAGCTAATCAACGTAGCGTGATTGACCCTTCCAATGGTTCATGCTACCACCACAGTCCTCCAGAACTCAGAGTTCAGTACCGTGCCCTGCAGCGAGGCAGCGTGGGGGGAGGGTGTGCTCTGTGGCGCGGGCTGGGTCTGGTCCAGTTGCTGGCAGACCCCGTCCCTCTCTGCGTTGTACACTGCGATGACCTGCCCCTGCACCACCGAGCCCAACAGCATGGCCAGGATCTCCACGGTCATCCCtagcagggagagggagcgatagAGGCAGAGCGAGATAGAAAGGACAAGAGAGGTGAGCCAAGAACACATCCCACTCACTCAGCTGGTCCTGGCACTTCAGCCTTCTACCCCAGTGGTCAGTTCCCACAAAGCCTCATGACAACAATTTAGATAGAACCTAAATCAGGCATAACTAAATAACATCAAACCAAAATTATATCACTCATTGGCACGAGAACGGAAAATAAACCTGAGAGAAAAAGGCTATGTTATTTGGccctgttatttaaaaaaacagagAACCAACTTGACAAAGTACAGACTATGTGATCACAGCCTGGTTGTTCAGGCCTGGCTGCCCACTGGTGACAGGCTGTGCTGCTCACAGAGCCAAGCaggtga harbors:
- the mfsd2al2 gene encoding sodium-dependent lysophosphatidylcholine symporter 1-B-like, encoding MLYRHFKMTCLISVVDHPQTQKSRLFNPTFECCCPNVCRQMKCRTKTGGIPFARKFCYAIGGVPYQITAVSMGISMQIFLLDVVKMEAFYVSMILFVSRAWDAVTDPLVGYLVSRSRWTPIGKLMPWVVLSMPFAILSYVMLWFMPQDSMSQAFSVPWFLVAACMFETLMSCFNVPYLSMNMFLGGDQRDRDSATAYRMTVEILAMLLGSVVQGQVIAVYNAERDGVCQQLDQTQPAPQSTPSPHAASLQGTRKAFLTSALVIGALFLLCSLVLFLGVREQQDPLCSEEKVRVPYLTSLKLLASHIPFQRLVIGFLFCALAFQMALGNFALFCSHAAGLGAHFQHILLVLLVSATIAVPLWQAVLIRIGKKKTVLIGLSPFIIAVTVIACVPSNLAVFMTMCFLMGLSLATMFLLPWSMLPDVVDDFTVKNPECKDLEPMFFSCYAFCNKLGGGLSVGISTILLHFVGYRPEDCRHSDAVVSALIIMFSPVPIVLLLVAMVIFHFYPINEKQETKPAEATPLPNQNEIDGLPSDSLQQPSSMKTRRQPRRTRETPVSDKSRFSPHDSCNKNHKCPNKSHNVAVLYNRPLSAGVIHTHKKQRPCTVSSKRTRPTYSSADHLCSFSEPLNVRKTKVTWV